The Streptomyces sp. TLI_105 DNA segment CGCTGCGCGAGCATGATCCTGCCTTCGTCCTGCTGGACGGGACTCCCGCCGAGTGCGACCGCGTAGGCGACAGCCGGGCCGACTACTCGGCCAAGCACCGTCGGCACGGCGTGAGCATCCAGGTCGTTACCGACCCGGACGGGGAGGTGCTGTGGATCTCGCCCGCTCTGCCGAGACGTACCCACGACCTGACCGCCGCCCGCACCCCCCGCATCATCCGGATCTGCGAGCGCCTGGGTGTCCCGATCCTCGCCGACCGCGCCTACCAGGGCGTCGGCCCCTGGCTCACCACCGGACTCAAACGACCACCGGGCGGACAGCTCACCCCCACCCAACTCGCCGTCAACCGGACCTGGTCGCGGCGAACCCGGCGGCGAGCTGGGCGTAGGTGTCACCGCATCGCAGATGAGCCAGGGCGAGGAGAACCTGACGGTTGGCGGTCAGCCGACGCCATCGGGTCCCGATCTCCCCTCGCCGGGCAGCAAGTCGTCCCGTCAGACACCGCAAGGTGCGACTGGACAGGTCGACCGACGACGGGTAGACAAACACGCGAAGCTCCTGGTGGCTGCGGGCGGTCTTGGTCGAGAACCCGTCTACCAGGAGCTTCGTCGTTCCACCGATCTGTCCAACACGCGGCCAGCACCGTCAGGCTGGAAAAGGCCTGAGCCGGGTGACATTGAACAGCTCGCGGTCGACGGCGTCGGAGGCGATGGCGTCCATCGCGTCCTCGGGGATCACATACATGGCCCCGTCCGGGCCGGACATCGTTTTGAAGCCCTTGCTCGGGCTTTCGGTGTCGGGAGTGGCGGTCGGCTGTGCCGGGCCAGTGTCTTCGGGGGATCACCTTCGGGAGCAAGATGCCGATGCTGCCTGAATCCGGCATGGCCGGAACCAGACAGAACGTGAAGCTCGCTCAGCCGGGGCCGAGAGTGCCGGGCTCACCCGGGCGCGGGGCGCTCGTCGCCCACGGGTGGCCGGCCGGTCTACTCGAGTCCGTAGACACGGATCGCGTTGCCGCGGAACACTGCGTCCTTGTCCGCCCGGTCGAGCGCGTGCAGGAGCGTCTCGGCGATCCCGACGACCGTCGTGTAGTCGGCGGCCAGGGTGCAGACCGGCCAGTCGGAGCCGAACAGCAGCCGGCCCGGGCCGAACGTGTCCAGCGCCGTGTCGGCGTAGGGTGCCAGGTCCTCGGTCCGCCAGGCTCCGGGGGCGGCCTCGGTGACGAGGCCGGAAAGCTTGGCGACCGTGTTGGGGAGGGCCGCCAGACGACGGAGGTCCGCCGCCCAGGGGCCGGGTTCGCCACCGTCGATCGGCGGCTTGCCGAGATGGTCGAGGACGAACGTCAGACCGGGGACCCAGGCAGCCGCCGCGGTCGCGGCGGGCAGCTGGCGCGGCGTGACGACGAGGTCGTACACGAGCCCCGCCTCCGCGACGGCGGCCAGTCCGCGCCGTACGTCGGGACGGAGCAGCCACTGGGGATCGGGCTCCTCCTGGACCTGGTGGCGGATGCCGACGAGCCGGTCTCCGCCAGGCCCCTCGCGGAGAGCGGCGATCGTGTCGGCGATGCTCGGGACGGTGAGATCGACCCAGCCGACGACTCCCGCGTTCAGGTCGTTGCCAGCCGCGAGGGCCAGCAGCTCGGGCGTCTCCTCGGGGACGCAGACGGTCTGTACGAGGACGGTGCCGGTCACGCCCGCCGCCCGCGCCTCCGTCGCGAGGTCGTCCATCGAGAAGTTGCGGGCGAGCGGGGCGAGGTCTTCGCCGGTGATCCAGGGCTGCGGCCGCACCGTCAGGTCCCAGACGTGGTGATGGGCGTCGATGATCTCCCGGGTCGTCACAGCCGCCACACCACCGGAAGTCCGGCCTCGGCCCCTGCCGATGAGTAGTCGTGGACGGTGTCGAGGAGTTCGGCCATCTCCGCCTGCCAGGCGATGTTGACGGGGAGGGGTTCCAGCTCGGCCAGGAGGCGGGCGTAGTCCTCGCAGTCGAGCACGTGGAAGAGGTCACGGTCGCTGCGCCAGATGGTCCACGACGTGACGCCCGCGGCCCGGATGGCGGCGGTGAGTTCGGCCGGTACGGCGCGGTGGGCCGTCTCGTACTCCTCGATCCGGTCCGCGCGGAGGCGGGTGTGTAGGGCGATCTTCATAGCTGCTCCGGTGGGGCGGGGTCGACGATGACGACGTCCAGGGTGCGGGGGCCGTGGACGCCTTCCACCCGGTCGAGTTCGATGTCGCTGGTGGCGGACGGGCCGGAGATGAAGGTGAGCGGGTGGCGCGGGTCGAGGCGCGCGAGGGCGTCGGGGAGGTCGTCGGCGATCTGCTCGGCGCGGATGACGCACAGGTGGTGGTCGGGGACCAGGGTGAGGGCGCGCCGGCCCT contains these protein-coding regions:
- a CDS encoding amidohydrolase; its protein translation is MTTREIIDAHHHVWDLTVRPQPWITGEDLAPLARNFSMDDLATEARAAGVTGTVLVQTVCVPEETPELLALAAGNDLNAGVVGWVDLTVPSIADTIAALREGPGGDRLVGIRHQVQEEPDPQWLLRPDVRRGLAAVAEAGLVYDLVVTPRQLPAATAAAAWVPGLTFVLDHLGKPPIDGGEPGPWAADLRRLAALPNTVAKLSGLVTEAAPGAWRTEDLAPYADTALDTFGPGRLLFGSDWPVCTLAADYTTVVGIAETLLHALDRADKDAVFRGNAIRVYGLE
- a CDS encoding L-rhamnose mutarotase; its protein translation is MKIALHTRLRADRIEEYETAHRAVPAELTAAIRAAGVTSWTIWRSDRDLFHVLDCEDYARLLAELEPLPVNIAWQAEMAELLDTVHDYSSAGAEAGLPVVWRL